A stretch of the Thermofilum adornatum genome encodes the following:
- a CDS encoding ABC transporter permease, with amino-acid sequence MSSKSAFSGFRLIASLPIVYVVVTFYLPIVLMAIESLRSGGVETYRQVLLNPDYLSIIGYSGFIALVVTLTTLSLSIPAAYYLAFYVKDEAQKNNYLVAFTVPMLVNFLLKAYALMNVFSLIGLANSFLAIIIGMTYEYLPLMLLPVYSTFERVEERLLEAAETLGARPHQTVFRVLLPVSLPGIFSGVTLVYLMSFTEFVVPAMLGGVYGYTVGFLIWDLFLKYRNWVAGSILALLITLVSILAVYVYMKWGVELEA; translated from the coding sequence GTGTCCTCAAAGAGTGCTTTTTCTGGCTTCAGGCTTATAGCCTCCTTGCCCATAGTTTACGTCGTTGTCACTTTTTACCTGCCGATTGTTCTCATGGCAATCGAGAGCCTGCGCAGTGGCGGAGTCGAGACATATAGACAGGTACTACTTAATCCCGACTATTTGTCGATTATTGGCTACTCAGGCTTCATAGCCCTTGTAGTAACTTTGACTACTCTTTCCTTGTCAATACCTGCGGCATATTATTTGGCTTTCTATGTTAAGGACGAGGCGCAAAAGAACAATTATCTCGTCGCCTTCACTGTGCCGATGCTTGTAAACTTCCTCTTGAAGGCATACGCATTGATGAATGTTTTTTCACTGATTGGCCTGGCAAACAGTTTTCTAGCAATAATCATAGGGATGACCTACGAGTACCTCCCCTTAATGCTCCTACCAGTCTACTCGACATTCGAGAGGGTAGAAGAGAGACTCCTCGAAGCTGCAGAGACTTTGGGTGCTAGGCCCCACCAGACGGTCTTCCGTGTTCTGCTCCCGGTCTCTTTGCCGGGCATCTTTTCCGGTGTAACACTTGTCTACTTGATGTCTTTTACGGAGTTTGTTGTCCCAGCTATGCTTGGAGGAGTTTATGGATACACTGTGGGCTTCTTGATCTGGGATCTTTTCTTGAAGTACAGGAACTGGGTGGCTGGAAGCATTCTCGCCCTACTTATTACGCTTGTCTCCATACTAGCTGTCTATGTGTATATGAAGTGGGGTGTCGAGCTTGAGGCTTAG
- a CDS encoding XTP/dITP diphosphatase, which produces MDKTILIATKNRHKVQEMAPILETYGYKLQPADLPKIEIQSDTLQEIVAYAARHIPALDKPVIIEDAGLFIKALNGFPGPYSHYVYQTIGCKGILQLLQQVTDRTAVFQSAIALKTPTGETHIFTGETMGKITTEPRGTGGFGFDPIFQPQGTHKTYAEMSLQEKNLYSHRAKATKKLAEHLATMASVY; this is translated from the coding sequence GTGGACAAAACCATACTAATCGCAACAAAAAACCGGCACAAAGTCCAAGAAATGGCCCCAATACTCGAGACATACGGGTACAAGCTACAGCCAGCAGACCTCCCCAAAATAGAGATACAGTCAGACACACTCCAAGAAATAGTAGCCTACGCCGCCCGCCACATACCAGCACTAGACAAGCCAGTAATCATAGAGGACGCCGGTCTATTCATCAAAGCCCTAAACGGCTTCCCAGGGCCATACAGCCACTACGTCTACCAGACAATTGGATGCAAAGGCATACTACAGCTTCTCCAGCAGGTTACAGACAGGACAGCAGTCTTCCAGTCGGCAATAGCCCTAAAAACACCCACAGGCGAAACACACATCTTCACCGGCGAAACCATGGGAAAAATAACCACAGAGCCGAGGGGCACAGGCGGCTTCGGCTTCGACCCCATATTCCAGCCACAAGGCACACATAAAACCTACGCAGAAATGAGCCTTCAAGAAAAAAACCTCTACTCCCACAGGGCAAAAGCAACCAAGAAACTAGCAGAACACCTAGCTACTATGGCTTCAGTATACTAG
- a CDS encoding MoaD/ThiS family protein, whose protein sequence is MSNGELVSVLVDIFGREVREVKVPANTRIADLVKMLGLRVSEVVVSVDGEVTTEEELVRPGSRIKLHSVVSGG, encoded by the coding sequence ATGAGTAATGGTGAACTTGTGTCAGTGCTTGTAGATATTTTCGGCAGAGAGGTCAGGGAGGTAAAAGTTCCAGCAAACACGAGGATAGCGGACCTTGTCAAGATGCTTGGTCTACGGGTAAGCGAGGTAGTTGTGAGTGTAGATGGCGAGGTAACGACGGAGGAGGAACTTGTTAGACCTGGTTCGAGAATAAAACTGCACTCAGTAGTGTCTGGTGGATAA
- a CDS encoding YhbY family RNA-binding protein, with protein sequence MSSSVFQRKDIPVVNIGKKGLDEAVLEEIKNVLKARGIVKVKLLKNFREAYGLSPEEAAVVLSQRLSAEIVGVRGFVIVLKKTIRGH encoded by the coding sequence ATGTCTTCGAGTGTTTTCCAGAGGAAAGACATACCTGTTGTCAACATCGGCAAAAAAGGGCTGGACGAGGCTGTCCTAGAGGAAATAAAGAATGTCTTAAAGGCGAGGGGGATCGTCAAAGTCAAACTCTTGAAGAATTTCCGGGAGGCTTACGGGCTCTCGCCAGAAGAGGCGGCAGTGGTTCTTTCCCAGAGGCTCTCCGCGGAGATTGTAGGTGTAAGGGGATTCGTAATCGTACTAAAAAAGACTATCCGGGGACATTGA
- a CDS encoding SagB/ThcOx family dehydrogenase: MSGQRGSPNRQGPSLRECLWCLANGLPLRYELDEAWLSRVLFHVQGCRDRRFRTVPSAGATYPLEVYVSSLGRIFPLKTGLYKYVSCSGNLVQSSVNADFEGFLFSVLPGRTVTYYGERGYMYVRNEVGHALQNLFLSLVSHGLWGSVRLVELEFGPGKPQYIAARVDVARVDSYCRGFSLEKGVLFDTAVVLRRSIRNYSREAISSESLLDVLKWSMGEIVAGSRPYLKFGEEYGVNGSVAVFNVRGLDKGIYEFDAKDMELELVRTGDFREKLWRASLMQESVRRAAAVIVLFGDGLLGEVEAGAVGQNIYLNAVDEGLGTVAIGAFHEEDFLEVFGEQRPLYVFPLGKPAE, translated from the coding sequence ATGTCTGGCCAGAGGGGGTCTCCTAACAGGCAGGGTCCGTCGCTACGCGAGTGCTTGTGGTGTCTAGCTAATGGTCTCCCGTTGAGGTACGAGCTGGACGAGGCATGGCTGTCTAGGGTCCTTTTCCATGTCCAGGGGTGCCGTGACAGGCGATTTAGGACTGTCCCGTCGGCCGGTGCCACGTACCCGCTTGAGGTGTACGTATCCTCTTTGGGGAGGATTTTTCCGCTGAAGACCGGCCTCTATAAGTATGTGTCTTGCTCGGGCAACCTTGTCCAGTCAAGCGTCAACGCGGACTTTGAGGGTTTCTTGTTTTCGGTTTTGCCGGGCAGGACTGTGACGTATTATGGGGAGAGGGGCTACATGTATGTGAGGAACGAGGTTGGACATGCTCTGCAGAATCTTTTCTTGTCTCTTGTGAGTCATGGGCTGTGGGGCAGTGTCAGGCTTGTTGAGCTCGAGTTTGGCCCTGGGAAGCCACAGTACATAGCCGCTAGGGTTGATGTTGCACGTGTGGATAGCTATTGTAGGGGTTTTTCTCTTGAGAAAGGGGTACTGTTTGATACTGCTGTTGTTTTGCGGAGGAGTATAAGGAACTATAGTCGCGAAGCTATAAGCAGTGAAAGTCTATTGGACGTTTTGAAGTGGTCTATGGGGGAGATTGTTGCTGGTTCGCGTCCCTATCTAAAGTTCGGGGAGGAGTATGGTGTAAATGGCTCCGTAGCAGTATTTAATGTGAGGGGGCTTGATAAGGGAATCTATGAATTCGATGCGAAAGACATGGAGCTTGAACTTGTTAGGACTGGTGATTTCCGTGAAAAGCTTTGGAGGGCCAGCCTCATGCAGGAGTCTGTTCGGCGGGCAGCCGCCGTGATAGTTCTTTTTGGGGACGGCTTGCTAGGGGAGGTTGAGGCTGGCGCTGTTGGTCAGAACATCTACCTGAATGCTGTGGATGAGGGGCTGGGCACCGTGGCTATAGGCGCATTTCACGAAGAAGACTTTTTGGAGGTTTTCGGCGAACAGAGACCGCTGTATGTCTTTCCCTTGGGGAAGCCCGCGGAATAA
- a CDS encoding metallophosphoesterase, producing MSDVMEVPRLRIRRGFEIIGYGLYLEETDTLIISDMHIGYEEALAEQGIFIPPIQTSEMRNYIAEMIRESHASRLIILGDVKHEFGDVTRQEWRETTMLLEYLKNELGLKVEVVRGNHDNYLIPILKRLEIPFHDPCLIEGEYLFFHGHKPLPVEAFREDVKYIFMGHEHPALALRDRLGVKIKLKVLLEGEFLGKKVYVLPAFSPLMPGTEINIERDLLSPLLREADINMFKAYGIDIEAGIFDFGEIKYLRLLEAET from the coding sequence GTGAGTGATGTAATGGAGGTTCCAAGGCTTAGGATCCGTCGAGGCTTTGAGATTATAGGGTACGGTTTATACCTTGAGGAAACAGACACCCTTATAATATCTGATATGCATATTGGCTACGAGGAGGCGCTCGCAGAGCAGGGAATATTTATCCCGCCGATACAGACAAGCGAGATGAGGAACTATATAGCAGAGATGATTAGAGAGAGCCATGCGTCAAGGCTCATTATCCTGGGAGACGTTAAACACGAGTTTGGAGATGTTACAAGGCAAGAGTGGCGGGAAACCACTATGCTCCTAGAATATCTAAAAAACGAGCTAGGCCTAAAGGTAGAGGTTGTAAGGGGAAATCATGACAACTACCTGATACCCATACTTAAGAGGCTCGAGATACCTTTCCACGACCCCTGCCTCATTGAGGGTGAATATTTGTTTTTCCATGGACACAAGCCACTGCCAGTCGAGGCATTCCGGGAAGACGTGAAATACATATTCATGGGCCACGAGCATCCAGCACTCGCGCTGAGAGACAGGCTAGGTGTAAAAATCAAGCTTAAGGTCCTTTTGGAGGGAGAGTTTCTTGGGAAAAAGGTATACGTTTTGCCAGCCTTTAGTCCACTCATGCCTGGAACAGAGATAAACATTGAGAGGGACTTACTCTCGCCTCTACTGAGAGAGGCCGACATAAACATGTTCAAGGCGTATGGGATAGACATAGAAGCAGGGATATTTGACTTCGGGGAAATAAAATACCTGAGGCTCCTAGAGGCTGAAACCTAG
- a CDS encoding TIGR00269 family protein, giving the protein MVCGKKASVYVSYLGDYLCAEHFVEYFERRVYDTIVHFRLVEEGDRVAVAVSGGKDSLTTLYLLSKFAGRLGIKVFGVAVDEGIAGYREYKLEALRNLAAKLGVEIYVGSFKDYFGFTLDEAVKKLKEKGLVIKPCSVCGVFRRYVMNAVAREHDASKLATGHNLDDETQVFVMNALKSHIDGILREGIISDETSATLVPRIKPLYLIPEKEVLTYTLIMNIYTPFVECPYIVYAMRHPVRHWVNEVEDEDPGFKYRLLASKELARKKIKAPYKQPTYCRVCGEPSTNPICKTCLYRAYLDEKYKKLVEEKMGKINFKRYGLE; this is encoded by the coding sequence ATGGTGTGCGGGAAGAAGGCTTCTGTATACGTATCTTATCTAGGAGACTATCTTTGCGCTGAACACTTTGTTGAGTACTTTGAGAGGAGAGTTTACGATACGATCGTACACTTTCGGCTAGTGGAGGAGGGGGACAGAGTAGCAGTCGCGGTGAGCGGAGGCAAGGACAGCCTTACCACGCTGTATCTCCTCTCGAAATTTGCCGGAAGGCTCGGCATCAAAGTCTTCGGCGTGGCGGTTGACGAGGGTATAGCTGGTTATAGGGAGTACAAGCTAGAGGCTCTTAGGAACCTAGCGGCAAAGCTAGGGGTAGAGATATATGTAGGCTCCTTCAAGGACTACTTCGGCTTCACTTTGGATGAAGCAGTGAAGAAACTAAAAGAGAAGGGACTCGTGATTAAGCCATGCAGTGTGTGCGGTGTTTTTAGGCGCTACGTTATGAATGCTGTTGCACGTGAACATGATGCCTCGAAGCTGGCTACTGGCCACAATCTAGATGACGAGACGCAGGTCTTTGTTATGAATGCCTTGAAGAGCCACATCGACGGCATTCTTAGGGAAGGGATAATTTCCGATGAGACTAGTGCCACGCTTGTACCTAGGATTAAGCCTCTCTACCTTATACCTGAGAAAGAGGTATTGACCTACACCTTGATCATGAACATCTATACTCCCTTCGTAGAGTGCCCCTACATAGTCTATGCGATGAGACACCCGGTAAGGCACTGGGTAAACGAGGTCGAGGACGAAGACCCAGGATTCAAGTACCGATTACTTGCAAGCAAAGAGCTTGCCAGGAAAAAAATCAAGGCCCCCTATAAACAGCCAACATATTGCAGGGTATGCGGAGAGCCCTCTACGAACCCTATATGTAAAACGTGCCTTTATAGGGCCTACCTGGACGAAAAATACAAGAAGCTTGTTGAAGAAAAAATGGGAAAAATCAACTTTAAGCGGTACGGACTCGAATAG
- a CDS encoding hydroxymethylglutaryl-CoA reductase, degradative translates to MSQQKTSRIPEFYKKTLEERLNIVAEYAGLTQEEVALLKNFGNLDPKIADSMIENVIGAMSYPFAVAVNFLINGKDYLVPMVIEEASVVAAASNAARVMRRDGGIKSIATQPVMIGQIQVLGVKDPWHKRMIILEHKDEIIQKANEVDPVLVKFGGGAKDVEARVVEGPRGPMIIVHLLVDVRDAMGANAVNTMAEKVAPMIERLTGGRVLLRIISNLADRRLVRSWVKVYKEDIGGEEVVDAIVDAWAFAAADPYRAATHNKGIMNGVIAVALATAQDHRAIEAGAHAYAARTGRYVPLSTWEKDQDGNLVGTLEMPMAVGIIGGATKVHPIAKVALKILGVKTATELAEVMGAVGLAQNFAALRALATEGIQKGHMRLHARNLAIMAGATGDLIDKVVEIMVSENKISFAYAQELVNKLSKEGKA, encoded by the coding sequence ATGAGTCAACAAAAAACATCCCGAATACCCGAGTTCTACAAGAAGACGCTTGAAGAAAGACTAAACATTGTTGCCGAATATGCCGGCCTCACACAGGAAGAAGTAGCCCTGCTCAAAAACTTTGGAAACCTAGACCCAAAAATCGCAGACTCAATGATTGAAAACGTCATCGGAGCCATGAGCTATCCATTCGCAGTCGCAGTCAACTTCCTCATAAACGGAAAAGACTACCTCGTGCCAATGGTCATCGAAGAGGCAAGCGTAGTTGCAGCCGCAAGCAACGCGGCAAGGGTTATGAGGAGAGACGGAGGCATAAAGTCGATAGCCACTCAGCCCGTAATGATTGGGCAGATACAGGTATTAGGCGTGAAAGACCCATGGCACAAGAGGATGATCATACTCGAGCACAAGGACGAGATTATCCAGAAGGCAAACGAGGTAGACCCGGTTCTCGTCAAGTTCGGCGGGGGAGCCAAGGACGTCGAGGCACGCGTAGTAGAAGGCCCAAGGGGACCAATGATAATTGTCCACCTACTTGTAGATGTTAGAGACGCGATGGGGGCAAACGCCGTGAACACAATGGCCGAAAAAGTCGCACCAATGATTGAGCGCCTTACCGGCGGAAGGGTTCTCCTCAGGATAATATCTAACCTGGCCGACCGCAGACTCGTAAGGTCCTGGGTAAAAGTATACAAGGAAGACATTGGAGGCGAAGAAGTAGTAGACGCCATAGTAGATGCATGGGCCTTCGCGGCGGCGGACCCATACAGGGCAGCTACCCACAACAAGGGAATAATGAATGGCGTTATAGCAGTAGCTCTAGCCACGGCCCAGGATCACAGGGCGATAGAGGCAGGCGCACACGCATATGCCGCTAGGACTGGGAGATATGTACCACTCTCCACTTGGGAAAAGGACCAGGACGGAAACCTTGTAGGCACCCTGGAGATGCCCATGGCAGTAGGGATAATTGGCGGAGCCACCAAGGTTCATCCAATAGCCAAAGTAGCACTAAAAATTCTCGGCGTCAAAACCGCTACAGAGCTAGCCGAAGTAATGGGAGCAGTCGGATTAGCACAAAACTTCGCGGCACTCAGGGCTTTAGCTACCGAGGGTATCCAGAAGGGACATATGAGGCTCCACGCGAGAAACCTCGCAATTATGGCAGGAGCCACTGGCGACCTGATAGACAAAGTAGTAGAGATAATGGTTAGCGAAAACAAGATCAGCTTCGCATATGCACAAGAGTTAGTAAACAAGCTTTCAAAGGAAGGAAAAGCCTAA
- a CDS encoding ABC transporter ATP-binding protein: MSRGVEVRIRDVSKTYLDRGRTDALRGVSLTINRGELFTILGPSGCGKTTLLRIIAGLLLPDRGRIFFDDEDVTYKPTYERDIGMVFQDLALFPHLTVYKNVAFGLEVTGRPKDYIERKVREVLELVRLPYEVYAHRKIQQLSGGQQQRVALARALARDPKVLLLDEPFSHLDYKVRLELIRELKRLQRETGVTTIYVTHDQNEAMMLSDRLAVIRDGVVQQVGTPDEVYRRPANMFVATFLGEANVVRARAVDGVVELKNSKIDLSTVSERFRGYTGDVWIFVRPEHLTFSPFSNGKYASLKLSVVDKVFLGPLTKVILDGYGDLSLEALVPSYEAQKLQEKKEVEVFISLDDLVLFSEEA; encoded by the coding sequence ATGTCTAGGGGTGTAGAAGTTAGAATCCGGGACGTGTCGAAGACATACCTTGATCGCGGTAGAACTGATGCTCTCCGAGGCGTCTCGCTTACCATAAACCGTGGAGAACTTTTCACTATTCTTGGACCGTCCGGCTGCGGCAAAACAACCCTTCTGAGAATTATCGCCGGCCTGCTTCTCCCCGACAGGGGAAGAATATTTTTCGACGACGAAGATGTCACATATAAGCCTACCTATGAGCGAGATATAGGGATGGTCTTTCAGGACCTAGCGCTTTTCCCTCACTTGACTGTCTACAAGAACGTGGCGTTTGGGCTCGAGGTCACGGGGCGGCCGAAGGACTACATTGAACGCAAGGTTCGCGAGGTTCTCGAGCTTGTCCGTCTACCCTACGAAGTGTATGCCCACAGGAAGATCCAGCAGTTAAGTGGTGGGCAACAACAGAGAGTGGCGCTTGCCAGAGCGTTGGCAAGAGACCCGAAAGTCTTGCTTCTCGACGAGCCCTTCAGCCATCTAGACTACAAGGTCAGGCTTGAACTGATCAGGGAGCTTAAGAGGCTTCAGAGAGAGACAGGTGTCACCACGATATATGTTACACACGACCAGAATGAAGCGATGATGCTCTCTGACAGGCTTGCAGTTATACGTGACGGAGTTGTACAGCAGGTAGGCACACCTGACGAGGTGTATAGGAGACCTGCAAACATGTTTGTAGCGACTTTTCTAGGCGAGGCCAACGTGGTAAGGGCTAGGGCCGTAGATGGGGTTGTGGAGCTCAAGAATTCGAAGATAGACCTGTCCACAGTGTCAGAAAGGTTTAGGGGGTACACGGGAGACGTTTGGATCTTTGTGAGACCAGAGCATCTTACATTTTCTCCGTTCAGCAACGGGAAATATGCAAGTTTAAAGCTTAGTGTTGTCGACAAGGTCTTCCTTGGGCCACTCACAAAGGTTATCCTTGACGGCTACGGAGACCTATCGCTGGAAGCACTGGTTCCTAGCTATGAGGCCCAGAAGCTACAGGAGAAAAAAGAAGTTGAAGTCTTTATAAGTCTCGATGACTTAGTGCTTTTTAGTGAGGAGGCATAA
- a CDS encoding ECF transporter S component, which translates to MRRTVKISLTALFGSLAIVFSILRLEAPFPLLPWLKFDLAEIPSMLAYFTCGLGYGILAEAIHYIGLVARGSNFLNAFMKFLAVASMMVGYSLFTRTIHKAVSGIVLRVVAVSIMNYVYFYFLYPNFLSYALKVAGSIELLYGYTAVFNTIHGALTIGVSLLLVREIEKRIKLPPK; encoded by the coding sequence ATGAGGAGGACAGTCAAAATCTCTCTCACAGCTCTGTTCGGGTCGCTTGCAATAGTGTTTTCAATACTAAGGCTTGAGGCTCCATTCCCATTGTTGCCATGGCTAAAATTCGACCTGGCAGAGATACCATCAATGCTTGCCTACTTTACGTGTGGTCTCGGATACGGTATATTAGCGGAAGCAATTCATTATATCGGTCTCGTCGCTCGAGGATCAAACTTTCTGAATGCTTTCATGAAGTTTCTCGCCGTGGCCAGCATGATGGTCGGCTACTCTCTCTTTACCAGAACCATCCATAAAGCTGTATCCGGAATAGTTCTAAGGGTTGTAGCGGTGTCTATAATGAACTACGTGTACTTTTACTTCCTTTATCCGAACTTTCTCAGCTACGCCTTGAAAGTTGCAGGTTCAATAGAGCTTCTCTATGGCTATACTGCAGTCTTCAACACAATACATGGAGCTTTAACTATTGGCGTATCATTGCTACTTGTCAGAGAAATTGAAAAACGTATCAAGTTGCCTCCTAAGTAG
- a CDS encoding CPBP family intramembrane glutamic endopeptidase — protein MRRLSLNTWILVYFAYFILVNIFPEAGYTALLISEILLGRNTSLLNGKNVSLGHLAFFAMLPLLLQPYPYINSIRAPILNSIIFSMISALAEEYFFRGVILPIAGNPIQAYLFALTHLNTTNPVYLVNTSLLVPHYFLIGLILGKTAENHGLFYSIIFHVGYNIVSQLFYLNFTLQAVLYLLIAEAVLCIFMFVKR, from the coding sequence ATGAGAAGACTCTCCTTAAACACATGGATCCTTGTATATTTTGCCTACTTTATATTAGTAAATATTTTCCCCGAAGCAGGATACACTGCACTCCTTATCAGCGAGATACTTCTAGGCCGAAACACTTCTCTACTAAATGGTAAAAACGTCAGCCTGGGTCATCTCGCCTTTTTTGCCATGTTACCCCTCCTTCTACAGCCATACCCCTACATAAATAGCATAAGAGCACCAATACTCAACTCGATAATTTTCAGCATGATATCTGCATTAGCAGAGGAGTATTTTTTCAGGGGGGTAATACTTCCAATAGCTGGGAATCCTATCCAAGCATATCTCTTCGCACTTACGCACCTAAATACAACCAATCCTGTCTACTTGGTAAACACATCGCTCCTCGTCCCCCATTACTTCCTCATAGGGCTTATTCTCGGGAAGACCGCAGAGAACCATGGTCTATTCTACTCAATAATATTTCACGTGGGCTACAATATAGTCTCACAGCTCTTTTATCTTAATTTCACGTTACAGGCTGTTCTCTATTTATTGATAGCTGAAGCGGTTCTTTGCATTTTCATGTTTGTAAAAAGATAA